CGTTTGTCGACAGCAACCAAGAGGGGCGTTTTCCCTGCGGCCCGTGCTGCGGCGAGTCGTTCACGGAGCGGCCCGACATCGAAACCTCGATCCTCCATCAGCTTCTCGTTGCCGATGATAATCTCGCTCGTCGCCGTATGCGCGACGATTCCTCGCCCGGCGATCGTCGACAGCCGATCGGCTGCCGGAATCGCGAGGCCTCGTTCCTCGGCCGCTTCCACCACGGCGCGGGCCAAGGGGTGCGAGCTCAGCCTTTGTGCGGCGGCAGCCACGCTGAGGATTTCTCGTTCGTCGGTGCTTGCGTTCGCGACGACGAGATCGATCACGCGCGGCTTACCCTCGGTGAGCGTTCCCGTCTTATCGAAGACGACATGCGTGAGACTCGCCGCGACTTCGAGTGCCGAAGCTTCTTTGATTAAGATGCCGGCTTCCGCACCTCGGCCGGCTGCCGCGACGATCGCCGTCGGCACGGCCAAGCCGAGCGCACAAGGACACGCCACGACCAGCACCGAGATCGCGGCCGACAAGCCGGTACGCCAGTCGCCCGCTAGGAGCCAGGCGATCGCCGTAACAGTTGCGACTAAGAGCACGCCGGGCACGAACACGCGCACGATCCGATCGGCAAGACGCTGGATCTGCGGCTTCGTTTCTTGCGCGTGGCGCACGAGTTCAATCGTCTTGGCGAGGGTCGTTTGTTCGGCGCGGCGCGTCGCTCGAACGGTGAGCGAACCGGCGCCGTTGATGGTGCCGGCGAAAACTTCATCGCCGGGGTTCTTCTCGCTCGGCAACGATTCCCCGGTCAGCCAAGCCTGATCGACCGCGGTCGTGCCGGTGAGCACGAGCCCATCGAGCGGAATTTGAGCGCCGGGCCGAATGAGCAAGGTCGTCCCGATCTCGACGTCCTCGACGCGAACGGTTCGCAACCGAGCGCCGTCGACGAGCGTCGCTTCTAGCGGAGCGAGCTCGAGCAGGTGGCGAATCGCGGAGCCGGTGCGATGCTTCGCTTTCGCTTCGAGCCATTTGCCGAGCGTGACGAAGACGAGGATCATCGCTCCATCCATGAAGTACATCGAATGCCGATGCGTTGCGAAGTCGAACACGCCGGCCGTGAACGCCGCTCCGACTCCGAGCGTGATCAGCGTGTCCATATCGGCCGAGCGTTGCCAGGTTCGTCGCCAAGCTCCGAGAAAGTACGGAGCGCCGAGCACGAGGAGCGTCGTCGTGGCTGCAAGCAGCATCGTCCAGCGCGCGAGAGCGCCGTGCGGTTCACCTGTGAGGTGCAAGATCACGAGCGGCAGCAACAGCGCGAGGCCTGTGAAAAAACGGATCTTCCAACCGGTCGCTTGGCGTCGTTGGCGAGCGGCGCGCTCGTCGGCCGATTGAGGATCGTCGAGCGGGGTTGCGCGGTAGCCGGCCCCGGCCACAGCCGATTCGAGTTGCGCGAGCGATGTGCGCGCGGCATCGAATCGGACGGTTGCTTCGTGGAGCACCATATTGACATCGGCCGACGCCACGCCCGCGACTTCCATCAACGACCGCTCGACCCGCCCGACGCACGCGGCGCAGTGCATCCCTTCGATCGCGAAACGAACGCGCTGCGTGCGCGCGGGAGCGGCGCGAGGTCGATTTTCGCTCGCCGGCCGGGCGTCGTCTCTGGTCGCCCGCTCGTCGTCGGGCACACGATAGCCGGCCGCCGCGACGGCTTCGGCCAGCGCCGGCCGATTCGTCGAGTTAGCGTCGAATTCCACCACGGCGGCGTGCTCGCTCAAAAGCACGTCGGCGCTGGCGACTCCGGGCACCCCGCGCAAGGCTTCGCCGACGTGGTCGGCACAACGCCGGCACGTCATCCCGGCGATCGGTATTTTGATCCGTGAATTCATGCTCGCATTGTATGCGCGGGAGGCAAGCAGCGGCTTAAAGAAGCGAATTTCATCCGGATCGAGAAGCGGGACATCGGTCGTCGTATTCACGGATACCGCATGTTACGATGGAGGTAGCGGGAGGCGCAGATCCGTTCGAAGGAGCGAAACAGAGCCTTTTTCGCCGATAGGAATAACGCCTTGTCGGCAAGTTATCGGGTCGTAGAAGTCGAGAGTTCGCATGCCCCCCTCGCACAGTCGCCGCCGTCGCCGTTCGTCGAGCTCGCATTCGAGTTCGAGATCGAGATCGCGCTCGTCTCGCGCGGCGGCTCCGGCGATCGATACGGCTAGTCTGTGGCTGGTCGTCTCGGGCTTTTATTGGCTGATGCTCGTGATGGCGATGCATCTTCCCGGCGATACGATCCCGCGCGAACTTCGGCCCGAGCCCGGCACCGACGGCACCGTGCATAGCATCGCCTACGCCGGTTTCGCGTTCTTGCTTTGCCGGACGTTCGACGCTTGGCACCGTCGCAAATATCCGACGGTGAATCCTCCGCTGCTGTTCTACGTCTTCATCTTTATCTCTTGCATCACGTACGCCTATATCGATGAAGAGACGCAGCCGTTAACCGGTCGTTCGGCGGACCCGGCCGATTGGCAAGCCGACGTGTTCGGTGCCGCGTTCGGTTGCTGCTGCGATCTGTTTCTCACCATCTTCCTCGGCCGTACTCCGCAGGGCTTGAAGAAGCGGCGCAGGCGTCGACATCGCCACCGGCATCGAACTCGAAGCGAAAGCGGCGAGCATCGCCATCGCCGACGTCGGCGGAGTAATTCGCGTCCGTCGGAGTTGCCCGAGGTGCGCCCGGAAGAACCCAACGAAGGGCTCGACCCGGGCCTCGCATAATCGCGCGTCGAGAGAATTGATTTCTCCGGAAATCGGCCGTCATTCCTCGCATTGCCGGCGGTTTATTCCGTTATTGACCCGCTTTCCAGCCGTTTCTATAATCCCGCCCTTCACGGGCCGGATCGATCGTTTTTTTCGGTCGAAACGCTCGCAGAAGCGGATCGTCGACTGCTCTCAGCGTCGTGCTACAATGGCGGCGTAATGACAGTCTTCGGATCGCGTGAAGTCGTGGGAAGGGGGAGGGGCACGTGTCGTTCGATTGGGCCGACGCCAAACTTCGGGTCCGTCAGGCGGTCGACATCGTCGAGCTAGTCGGCGACTATCTCCCGTTGCGCCGTGAAGGGCGCGGCTACAAGGCGCTCTGCCCTTGGCACGACGACACGAAGCCGAGCTTACAGGTCAACGCCGAACGGCAATCGTTTAAGTGTTGGGTCTGCGACATCGGCGGCGACATCTTCAGCTTTATCATGAAGATGGAAGGGATCGACTTCCCGGAAGCGGTTCAGCTTCTCGCCGACAAGGCCGGCATTAAGCTCGAGCCGAAACGTTCGCCCGACGGCTCCCTGGCACCGGTCGACGATAAACGCGAGCTCCTGCAAGCCCTGGCTTGGGCCGAGCAGCGTTTTCAGGCCTATCTCTTGAACGATCCCGAGGCGGAGCCTGCGCGGCGCTATCTCGCCGAGCGCGGCATTACCGACGAATCGATCCATCACTTCCATTGCGGCTACTCGCCGAATCGTTGGGACTGGCTCGTGCAAGAAGCTCGCAAGACGGCGTTCTCGGCACGCACGCTCATCGGCGCCGGCCTCATCGGCGAACGAACCAACGGCCCCGGCCACTACGACCGATTTCGCGGTCGCGTATTGTTCTCGATTCGCGATCCGCAGGGTCGGCCCGTCGGTTTCGGCGGCCGCGTGTTGCCGGGTATTTCCGACGATAGCCCCGCGAAATACGTCAATTCTCCGGAAACGGCCCTGTTCCAAAAGAGCAGCCTCCTCTACGCGCTCGACCACGCGAAAGAAGCGATTACGCGGACGCGCACGGCCGTCGTGATGGAGGGCTACACCGACGTCGTCATTGCGCATCAGTGTGGGTTCAAGAACGCCGTGGCCGTGCTCGGCACGGCATTAGGCGAACGGCATGTGAAGCTGTTGAAGCGCTTTGCCGATCGGATCGTGCTCGTGCTCGACGGCGACGAGGCGGGGCGCAAGCGAACGGATGAGATCTTGGAATTGTTCGTCGCCGAGCAAGTCGACTTGCGCGTGCTGACGTTGCCGGATGAACTCGACCCGGCCGATTTCTTGTTGCAGCACGGCTCCGCTGCGATGGAGTCGCTCATGGGGGACGCGATCGATGCGCTCGATCATAAGTTTTACTCCGTCACGGCCGGACTCGGATCGCAGCCGAGCACGCATCAGATCAGCCAAGCCCTGGAAAGCATACTCGGCGTGTTGGCGAAAGCGCCTCGTTTGGCCGATAGCCCCGACTCGGCCGCAAAGATGCGCGAAGACCAAACGCTGGTGCGGCTATCACAGCTTTCCGGCATTTCCGAAGAACGGATTCGGCAGCGCCTCGCGGCGATGCGCCGCACGGCAACGAAGCCGCGTGCCTACGAATCGCGCTCGAATAGCGATAAACCTGCCGTACCTGAAGTGGAATCGCCGTTCACCCCGGTGCCCGACGAGCAGCTTTTCGATTCGCCGAAATATGCCCAAGCCGAGCGGTGGTTGCTGGAGATCGCGGTGCATGCGCCGGAGCATATCGCCGAGTTGAAGACGTTGGTCGCGGTGGAAGAGTTGCGTCATCCGGCGCATCGCGTGATTCTCGCAGCGGCATTCCGGATCAGCGAAGAAGGGATTTTGCCCGACTTCGATCGGCTGATGTTGGAGTTCGACGATGCGCGGGCGAAGAACTTTTTAATCGATCTCGATGAAGGCAGAAGAATTAAGGCGCGTGCCGCTACTTCGCAAGAGCTATCGGAGCTAGTGCGAGTATTGCAAGATCAGTCGCTCGCTTTTCGACGACCGCGCAGAACTGCGATTGCCGAATCGGGCTCTAAAGATTCAATTGAGAGAGAGGAAGAATTAGTCGCTCGGCTCAAAGCATTGCACGAGCGTGAGCGCAGCCGCCAAGGCATTTCCGCACCCATGGATGGGTAGGATGTTCGGACGCGGCGGTCACTGCAGGCCGGCCCAAATCGCACGCTTGATTCGGCCGTTTCGGTGACCATAATCGATTGTCTAAGAACCACGAACGGGAGGGATATCGCGTGGACTATTCGGACAAAGATCTACAGGTTTTGATTTCGACGGGCAAAGCGCAAGGCTACCTCACCTACGATCAGGTGAACGACTACTTGCCCGACGAAGCGGTCAACCCCGAGAAGCTCGACAACCTGCTCATCGCGCTCGATGAAATGGGGATCGAGCTCGTCACGGAAGCTCCGGCAGCGAAAGGGAGCGTCGACGTCGCCGCCGTCGAGCCGGAAGAAGAACTCGGCCCCACACGCAGCATTGCGCAAAAGAAGGGCCTCGGCGATTCGCCTCGTTGGAGCGACGACCCGATTCGCCTATATCTCGCTCAAATGGCGGAAATTCCGCTGCTGACGCGCGAGCAGGAAATTTCTCTTGCCAAGAAGATCGAAGTCACGCGGAAGCGCTTTCGCCGCAGTTTGCTCAGCTCGCATTTCGCGCTGCATAGCACCGTGGAAACGCTGAAAAAGGTGCGCGACGGATCGTTGCCGTTCGATCGCACGATTAAAGTCTCGCTGACCGAGCAATTGACCAAAGAACAGATTCTGCAGCGGATGCCGCACAATCTTTCGACGCTCGAACGCTTGCTCAAGGAAAATCGAACCGACTTCAAACGCTGCCTCAGCCGCGGCACGTCGTTCGAAGATCGGAAGCGTTATCGACGACAATTGCTTTCGCGCCGGCGCAAATCGCTGACGCTCGTCGAAGAGCTCAGCTTGCGCACGCGGCGCGTGCAGCCGATGATTCGTCAACTGGAAACCATGCTTACGCGCATGGACTCGCTCAAGCTAAAGATCGGTCAACTCGACGGCAACACGGCTGCGAAAGACGATCGCGCGAATCTTCGCAAAGAGCTGCGCGATCTCATGCTCTCGACGTTGGAAGCTCCGAAGACGTTGCGCATCAAGCTCGCTCGTATTCGCGTGCAGTTCCGCGAATACGAAGCGGCGAAGCGGCAACTCTCCGGCGGCAACCTCCGGCTCGTCGTCTCGATCGCCAAAAAGTATCGCAACCGGGGCTTGAGCTTCTTGGACTTGATCCAAGAAGGCAATACCGGCTTGATGCGGGCCGTCGATAAATACGAATATCGTCGCGGCTACAAGTTCTCGACGTACGCCACTTGGTGGATTCGCCAAGCCATTACGCGGGCCATCGCCGATCAGGCGCGCACGATTCGCATTCCCGTGCATATGATCGACGTGTTGTCGAAGCTTCGCAACGTGTCGAAGCAATTGCAACAAGAACTCGGCCGCGAACCGACGACCGAAGAAACGGCGATCGCCGCAGACTTGAGCATCGAAGAAACGAAGCGCGTGATGAGCATCGGGCGTCAGCCGGTAAGCCTCGATCGGCCGATCGGTGAAAGCGAAGATGCCGCTTTCGGCGAGTTCATCCAAGACGACAACACGCTGAGCCCGATCACGAGCGCTTCGCAAGTGATGCTCCGCGATAAGATCGAAGGACTGCTGAAGACCCTCACGTATCGCGAACGGGAAATCATTCGCCTGCGATACGGTCTCGGCGACGGCTACACCTACACCTTGGAAGAGGTCGGCCGCATCTTCAAGGTCACGCGCGAGCGGGTTCGCCAGATCGAAGCCAAAGCGGTTCGGAAGCTGCAGCATCCGGTTCACAGCCAACAACTCGAAGGCTTCCTCTCGGGCCTCGCTTTAACGTCGTAAGCGAAGATTTTCGCCGAATCGACGAGTTCAGGCAATTTAACGCCGCCGGTCGCACGACCGGCGGCGTTTTTGTTATACTCAACGGTCCCGAACGCCCGGACATTTATTCACGCGCGGAGCGACCGTTCAGCATGAGTTACGCCGTCGTCTTGCGAGAACTACATCGCATCCATATCCAACTGGGAGATTTGCGCGAGCGGATCGAAAAAGGTCCCCGGCAAGTGAAGGCCCATGAGCTCAACGTGGCGCGAAGCGAAGCTGAAGCGACGCGGCTCAAGAACGAGCAAAAGGCGCTGAAGATGGCGTCGGATGCCAAGAATTTGCAGCTCAAGTCCGGTGATTCGAAAATGCTGGACTTGAAGACGAAGCTGAATCAGTCGAAAAGCAACCGCGAATATCAAGCTTTGAAAGATCAGATCGCCGCGGATCAAATGTCGGGCAGCGTGCTGCAAGACGAAATCCTCGAGCTCGAACAAAAGATCGAAGATTCGAAGAAGGTCGTCGCGGCGGCCGAAGCGGTGCTTGTGAAAGCTAAGGAAGAAGTCAATCGCGTACAGCAAAAAGTGCGCGACGAACAAGGTTCGCTCGAAGCCGATTTTAAGCGACTCGAAGCCCAATTGATCGAGTCGGAAAAGGGCCTGCCCGACGACTTGCGCGAAACCTACACGCGTAAAGTCCGCGACATGGGTGCCGATTGCATGGCCGTGGTCGATGGAGAGCATTGCGGCGGCTGTTATCAGAATCTCACTCCGAACACGATGAGCACGCTGATGATGGACAAGATCGTCCAATGTCAGGTTTGCGGACGGATGCTCTACTTTGCGGAAGATCGCTCGATCGGTCAGGATCGCAAGCGCGGCAAGAAGTAGCGGTTGTCCCGAGCGCCGCGCGATGGCAGGTCGAAGCGTGCGGGCTTCACGGCGGTTCCGGCTCTTTACAGTCCGATTCGTTCCAGTCACAATAAGACGGTTGCGGCCTCATCCATTCGGACGAGGTCGTTTTTTTTGACGGTTGTCGAGGTCGCTACTATGTCCGAATACATTCCGATGAGCCGCTCCGGTTACGACAAGCTCATGGCCGAACTGAAGCAGTACGAAGACGTCGACATGCCGAAGATCGCCAAGAACATCGCCGAAGCGCGCGCCGAAGGAGATCTCAAAGAGAACGCCGAATACCACGGCGCCCGCGAGAGCCAAGGAATGTTGCAAGCCAAGATCAACATGCTGCGCGACAAGCTGAGCCGAGCGCAGATCATCGACACCGCGGCCTTGCCGAAAGATGAAGTCCGCTTCGGTGCGACCGTCGTCGTGAAGGATCTCGAATTCGGCGACGAAGAGACGTTCATTCTCGTCGGCGCCGGCGACGAGAACTACGACGAAGGAAAGATCTTGATTACGAGCCCGTTGGCTCAAGGCTTGGTCGGGAAGAAGGTTGGGCAAAAGGTCCAGATCGAAGTCCCCGCCGGGACCATGAAGTTCAAGATTCTCGAAATTCGCATCGAAGACTAACGGCCGAAATCAACTCGCATCGCCGGTCGCGATTCCCTCGAACAGCGCGGAGCCGACCCGGACCATCGTCGCCCCTTCGGCGATCGCCGCTTCGAAGTCGCCGCTCATTCCCATCGAGAGCTCGTCGAAAGCGAATCGGCCCGACCATTGCGAGCGGAGCTTGTTTCGCAGTTCTCGCAGTTCGGCGAACTGCCGTCGCTCGCCATCGGCGTCGGCATTTAAACCGGCCATCGTCATCAAGCCTCGCACGGCGACATGCGGCAACTTCGCGAACCTGTCTAAGAGCGGCTCGAGTTGTTTCGGAGCGAAGCCGTGCTTCGCGACGTCGCCCGATACGTTGACTTCGAGTAATACGGAAGTCGTGTCGAGCTCGAGCGCCGCGGCTTCGCGCTCGATTTCAGCGAGCAATCGTTCGGAATCGCCGGCGTGAATGAGATGCGCGAGCGGCAGCGTGCGGCGAACTTTGTTCCGTTGCAACTGGCCGATGAGATGCCAACGGACGCCGAGCCCGTCGAGCGCTGCGGCTTTATCCCAAAGTTTCTGCGGTCGGGCTTCGCCGAGGTCGAGACATCCCGCCTCGATCAGGTATTTCGTCGCGGCGAGGTCGACATACTTCGTCACCGCGACCAAGCGAACCTCCGCGGGCAACCGGCCCGCGCCGATCGAGGCGGCGGCGATGCGCTCGCGCACCGAGGCCAGGTTCGCTACGATTCGTTCGGCGTGGGCGTCGGACATGAGCGATCGTGCGAGAAGCGGTGCGAAAAGGGACTGCGCAAGCGATCTTAGTCGTCGATCTCGATGAGCGGTTCGCTCTCGCCGGCGGTGGTGAATCGCGAGAGCAAGAAGTTGGTTTGCAGGTTGATCCCGAGCAGCGTTCGGTTTGCGCGCCGTTCGGAGAGGGAGCGGTAGACGAGCCAATGTTCTTTGCCGAGTTGCCAACGATAGCCGCAAGCTTCGTACGGCGGCACCAGCCTCAGGTTCTCGCCGACGGTCAGCCGCCGCCAGGTGCAATCGCGCTTCGAACGCTTGCGGTCGAAGACCAAGCAGATCGGCACATACAGAGCTTCCGCCCCTACGGCTTGTTGCCGCAAGACGACGTTTCCATGATCGAAGTTCAAGTCGCCGAGGCAACTTTCCGTCCGCCATTCTTTGAGCGCGAGAGGCAGCAACAGCAGTTTTCGTTTGCCGATCTGAAGCGTCGCTTCGCGCGTTTCCGTTGCGGGCGTGAAAGCACCCGCCTTGACCAACGGCAGCGCCAACTCGCACGCCAAGTTCGTCACCGTCGGCGAGATGACGGCATCGGCCATGAACAGCAAGCCGTCGCGGCGCGTGAGGATGATTTGCCGTTGGACTCGAACGTCGCCGGCGAGCGCAATTTCGAGCTCGAGATAATCGACGTCGACATTCGACTCCCAACAGACTTCTTCCCAAGGGCCGACCGGATCGCAAGCGGAGCCGCCGACGCGGACGCGCGGAGGGATCCGGCCGTCTAAAATCGCCTTGTTGCCCGACAGCATTTCGATGCGCATCGCCGGCGTCGACCAATCGATCGCGACTTGCACTCCCTGCTCGGTCCAATCGGTGCGCAAGACGCTGAGTTGGTCGGCCTCGCTGTGGTAGGAAGCGGCCGGCTTCGGAAAGCCTCGCTTCTCTGTCGTCGGTCGGCCATCGCGGCGCAAGGTTCGTTTCACCAGCTTGCGAATCGACGCGGCGTTTTCCGGATCGGTCGTTTCCATATCGAGCGCGGCGCTGCGCATCGCTGCGCTCCGGTTCCGCGCATCGAGTTTCGGAGCGGTGCCGTCGTAGAAACAGGGGAGTCGATCGGGCCGCGTCAGATACGCTTCGCGGACGATATCGGCCGGAAGGGCCGCGATCGGCTCTGGGGAAGATTCACTCTGCGGCGGCGACTCCGCTTGCGGAACGACCGGTGGTGTCGGCTTTTGTTCAGCGGCCGAGGTTTCAGGTTGGCCGTTCTCGAAAGATTCGGAACGATTGCGTCGCGTAGGGCTTGTTGTCGACATATTGGCTCAGCGGTGGGCCGAATGGTTTCGCAGCGGCGAAGATTTCGGAATTGGCGGCAATGTTGGAAATGCGATACGATGACCGCAACCCAGCAATACTTAACGGCGAGCGGCAGGTGCCGCGTCGTGCTAGCTGAATATACCGCTTTGCCGACCAGATAGCCAAGGAGCCCGCGCGATGGAGCGTCTCATTTCTCGCTTAGCCGTGTTATCGCAAACGGCGGTTTTCGTCGGCACGTTAGGGCTGACGACGGTCGTGTCGATGCTCCGCGCGGCCGATCCCGCGCCGGCCGAATCGAACAACGCCGAAGCGACCCCGAGCGCCGACCAAGAGCCGCCGCTGCCGGGGCTCAAGCGGCTCTCTCCGGCTGCGCAGGTCTGGATCGATCTGCCGAATAAGCAGCTTGTGTTGCGAGGCGAAATCGTGCTTCGTCGCGGTCCACTGGAGCTGTTGGCTTGCTTGAAGAATACGAAGGAACACGAGGCCGTGGTCTCGGTCGAGACGAAGGCCTACGTCGTGCATGCCGGGCTGCTGGCTTGCGGCGCGACGGTCGGGAACCCGGCGAAGTTCGTTCCGGAGTTCACTCCGGCGCGTGGCACCGAGGTCGAAGTGCTCGTCGAATGGACCGACGCCGCCGGCAAGAAGCAACGTAAAGACGCACGAGAATGGGTGAAGAACGCCAAGACGGGCGAAGCGTTGAAATATCCTTGGGTCTTCGGCGGCAGCGGCTTTTGGGTCGATCCGCAAGACAACAAGCGCCACTATCAGGCGGAAGATGGCGACCTGATTTGCATCTCGAACTTTCCGAGCGCGATGCTCGACGTGCCGGTCGAAAGCTCGGCGGCGAACTCCTCGCTCTTGTTCGAGGCGTTTACCGACAACATTCCGCCCGAGAAGACGAAGGTGCTGATCTTCCTCAAACCGAAGCTCGACAAAAAGCCGGCAGCAGGCGAAAAGCCGGCCGACGCGAAGCCGAGCACACCGGTAGGTGCGACGACGAAGTCTGCGGCGGAGAAAGCGGTCGTTGCGAGCCCTGTTACTCCGGTGGCCGCACCCGTCACGGCAAAGACGACTGCCGCTCCGATCTTCGCGGCAGAATCGCCGGTCGTCGTCTCAACGCCGACACCGCCCTCGGCTGATGTTACTCCGATGGAATCCGGCAATGCTCCAGCACCTTCTCAGGCGTCGCCACATAGCTCACATAAAACGGTCCAAACTCCGCGTAACGTGCGCTGGCTTCGTCGAAACGCATCGTATAGACGATCTCTTTAAGGAACGCCGGGTTGCGGGCCCAGAGCGTGACGCCCCACTCCCAATCGTCGAGTCCGACGGAGGCGGTAATGAGCTGCGTGACCTTGCCGCCGAACTTCATGCCGCTCCGGCCATGTTCGGCCATCAGGCGATTCCGTTCGTCGAAGTGGAGCAAAAACCAGTTCTCCGGCGTCTTCCGCTTCTTGTTCATCGGGTAGAAGCAGGTGTTCGGCCACGCAGGAAAGTCGGGCGTGAGCCGTTGCTTGCGCATCATCACTTCGCGGTTC
The Planctomycetia bacterium DNA segment above includes these coding regions:
- a CDS encoding heavy metal translocating P-type ATPase codes for the protein MNTTTDVPLLDPDEIRFFKPLLASRAYNASMNSRIKIPIAGMTCRRCADHVGEALRGVPGVASADVLLSEHAAVVEFDANSTNRPALAEAVAAAGYRVPDDERATRDDARPASENRPRAAPARTQRVRFAIEGMHCAACVGRVERSLMEVAGVASADVNMVLHEATVRFDAARTSLAQLESAVAGAGYRATPLDDPQSADERAARQRRQATGWKIRFFTGLALLLPLVILHLTGEPHGALARWTMLLAATTTLLVLGAPYFLGAWRRTWQRSADMDTLITLGVGAAFTAGVFDFATHRHSMYFMDGAMILVFVTLGKWLEAKAKHRTGSAIRHLLELAPLEATLVDGARLRTVRVEDVEIGTTLLIRPGAQIPLDGLVLTGTTAVDQAWLTGESLPSEKNPGDEVFAGTINGAGSLTVRATRRAEQTTLAKTIELVRHAQETKPQIQRLADRIVRVFVPGVLLVATVTAIAWLLAGDWRTGLSAAISVLVVACPCALGLAVPTAIVAAAGRGAEAGILIKEASALEVAASLTHVVFDKTGTLTEGKPRVIDLVVANASTDEREILSVAAAAQRLSSHPLARAVVEAAEERGLAIPAADRLSTIAGRGIVAHTATSEIIIGNEKLMEDRGFDVGPLRERLAAARAAGKTPLLVAVDKR
- a CDS encoding VanZ family protein is translated as MAMHLPGDTIPRELRPEPGTDGTVHSIAYAGFAFLLCRTFDAWHRRKYPTVNPPLLFYVFIFISCITYAYIDEETQPLTGRSADPADWQADVFGAAFGCCCDLFLTIFLGRTPQGLKKRRRRRHRHRHRTRSESGEHRHRRRRRSNSRPSELPEVRPEEPNEGLDPGLA
- the dnaG gene encoding DNA primase, which encodes MSFDWADAKLRVRQAVDIVELVGDYLPLRREGRGYKALCPWHDDTKPSLQVNAERQSFKCWVCDIGGDIFSFIMKMEGIDFPEAVQLLADKAGIKLEPKRSPDGSLAPVDDKRELLQALAWAEQRFQAYLLNDPEAEPARRYLAERGITDESIHHFHCGYSPNRWDWLVQEARKTAFSARTLIGAGLIGERTNGPGHYDRFRGRVLFSIRDPQGRPVGFGGRVLPGISDDSPAKYVNSPETALFQKSSLLYALDHAKEAITRTRTAVVMEGYTDVVIAHQCGFKNAVAVLGTALGERHVKLLKRFADRIVLVLDGDEAGRKRTDEILELFVAEQVDLRVLTLPDELDPADFLLQHGSAAMESLMGDAIDALDHKFYSVTAGLGSQPSTHQISQALESILGVLAKAPRLADSPDSAAKMREDQTLVRLSQLSGISEERIRQRLAAMRRTATKPRAYESRSNSDKPAVPEVESPFTPVPDEQLFDSPKYAQAERWLLEIAVHAPEHIAELKTLVAVEELRHPAHRVILAAAFRISEEGILPDFDRLMLEFDDARAKNFLIDLDEGRRIKARAATSQELSELVRVLQDQSLAFRRPRRTAIAESGSKDSIEREEELVARLKALHERERSRQGISAPMDG
- a CDS encoding sigma-70 family RNA polymerase sigma factor, yielding MDYSDKDLQVLISTGKAQGYLTYDQVNDYLPDEAVNPEKLDNLLIALDEMGIELVTEAPAAKGSVDVAAVEPEEELGPTRSIAQKKGLGDSPRWSDDPIRLYLAQMAEIPLLTREQEISLAKKIEVTRKRFRRSLLSSHFALHSTVETLKKVRDGSLPFDRTIKVSLTEQLTKEQILQRMPHNLSTLERLLKENRTDFKRCLSRGTSFEDRKRYRRQLLSRRRKSLTLVEELSLRTRRVQPMIRQLETMLTRMDSLKLKIGQLDGNTAAKDDRANLRKELRDLMLSTLEAPKTLRIKLARIRVQFREYEAAKRQLSGGNLRLVVSIAKKYRNRGLSFLDLIQEGNTGLMRAVDKYEYRRGYKFSTYATWWIRQAITRAIADQARTIRIPVHMIDVLSKLRNVSKQLQQELGREPTTEETAIAADLSIEETKRVMSIGRQPVSLDRPIGESEDAAFGEFIQDDNTLSPITSASQVMLRDKIEGLLKTLTYREREIIRLRYGLGDGYTYTLEEVGRIFKVTRERVRQIEAKAVRKLQHPVHSQQLEGFLSGLALTS
- a CDS encoding phospholipase produces the protein MSYAVVLRELHRIHIQLGDLRERIEKGPRQVKAHELNVARSEAEATRLKNEQKALKMASDAKNLQLKSGDSKMLDLKTKLNQSKSNREYQALKDQIAADQMSGSVLQDEILELEQKIEDSKKVVAAAEAVLVKAKEEVNRVQQKVRDEQGSLEADFKRLEAQLIESEKGLPDDLRETYTRKVRDMGADCMAVVDGEHCGGCYQNLTPNTMSTLMMDKIVQCQVCGRMLYFAEDRSIGQDRKRGKK
- the greA gene encoding transcription elongation factor GreA — protein: MSEYIPMSRSGYDKLMAELKQYEDVDMPKIAKNIAEARAEGDLKENAEYHGARESQGMLQAKINMLRDKLSRAQIIDTAALPKDEVRFGATVVVKDLEFGDEETFILVGAGDENYDEGKILITSPLAQGLVGKKVGQKVQIEVPAGTMKFKILEIRIED
- a CDS encoding YggS family pyridoxal phosphate-dependent enzyme; this translates as MSDAHAERIVANLASVRERIAAASIGAGRLPAEVRLVAVTKYVDLAATKYLIEAGCLDLGEARPQKLWDKAAALDGLGVRWHLIGQLQRNKVRRTLPLAHLIHAGDSERLLAEIEREAAALELDTTSVLLEVNVSGDVAKHGFAPKQLEPLLDRFAKLPHVAVRGLMTMAGLNADADGERRQFAELRELRNKLRSQWSGRFAFDELSMGMSGDFEAAIAEGATMVRVGSALFEGIATGDAS